One Argentina anserina chromosome 6, drPotAnse1.1, whole genome shotgun sequence genomic window, GTTTTAGTAGCCAACACAATTATTTGAAAAACTACAGACTTGAATTTGACATGAAGCGAACTCGCAGTGATTTTTCAAGCAATGCAGTGAGATGTTGATAACCAATGAAAATGGCAACGCAAGCTGTTAAAGAAAGTACCTTTCTTCCTTCACTCAGTTTCTGTCTAACTATCTGCCCCAAAGTCGGCTGCCAATCACAAAAAGAATAACTCAACACAAACTATTTCACAATGTTCAGTACAAAGTGGAGTACAAATACATGTGGCAGGCATCCATCAATTATTCAATTACCTTTACCGGCTGGAAGAACTCATCAACAACATTCTGCACTCTTGTATTCTCTGAAGACGAAACTCCTCCGGTGGACGTCAGCGTTGAATTCGGAGGAGAACTGACGCCGGAGCTACTGGACCCAGGTGCCTGGCGCTTCGGCTGCCTTCTTGGTGGCGGAGCTGGAGTTCTAAAAAGCCTCCAGGTAAAAACTATAGCAACCGCAAAGCCAGCAATCGCCCCAATCGAACGTGTGTTCTGTTACCATACAAAATTCAAGTCACAACACTCCGAAACCCCCAATCCGACACTCAAACACATAAACTACAACAGTTCAAGAATAGAacttgaattaaaaaaaaaactctgtTTCGACAACAAGAATTGTCATTATATGGAATTTTGAATAGGTCACTGAAATAAATAAGGTTTCAGAAGCAACAGAAAACAAGAATCGAAAAGGAAGCAAATTGGGCCTTAATGATCAGATCTGTAGGAGAAGGGAGGAATTACCAAGTTTTGGGAGGAGATCGAGGAGAAGAGATTGGACATCTTGACGGTGAGATAAGCCCCGAAGCGTTTGATGAGTTGGAGAAGCTCTTCTTTGGAAGAATCGGCCATTTATTTTATATGGAAACTGATAACTCCCTTGCTCTCTTTTTTCCAGGGGGGCGAAGGATATGGGGTTTACAAATACTAGTGTTGAAACTCCTGAGCTAGAGCTTCTTCAGCATCGCAGTATATCTCTATCTCTGCAATTTACAACATCAACAACGACAAGTGCTTTTTCGTCAACGAACCCCGATCAAGGGAGAGCTTGATGCCAAAaccaaattttcatttttccttCCTTTTTTGACTTCTTTTTAGACCCAAGGATAATaacatatttctttttttgtttttatttctaaaattgaaaaatatgtaattttcGGAGAACCGAGGATGAGAATTAAACTCGAGTGGTTCCTGAAGCAGATCTCTGAAATTTTTGACAtataatttttgttgttggcTTATATGAGTTTATTTATTGATAACTCAATTTCGTATTTAGTTTGTTTTTCCGTCGTgtctaaataaataaataattcagATACTAATATAGTCTCAATTATAAGAATTAATATACTTGGAGTTTCGAATAATGACTAAAATGTTTACGTTACGGTTCATGTGGTAAGGGACTTCATTAGatcatgtaaaaaaaaaatgtaacaaGTGTCATATAGCTATGAGAGAACCAATTTGTTGCCTTGTGTTTTTAACTAGCCAGATAACCAAGGTTTCGCCTTATACAGTGTGCTCGATTAAACTGAAATCTGAAAAGGAATTTCAATTATTGTTTAAGCATTGTGTTATATGCACTCAGACTGAACATGTACGTCAAGAACCAATTCCTTTGAGTCACTTTTGGAACAAggaagtttactattgcataaATGATCAGACtgtgaaagagaaaaaattagATTTAACTATGATATATTCTTAGATTCTGATGAGGAACTCAGCGTAGTTTCAGTAATTTCAGGCATATCAGCCACATCAGTAATGGGGATTAAAGACCTTTCAATTGTTTGGAATGCCTCATTCAGCGTCATTTCTTTTTCCAAGTGAAAGCAGTAACTCTCAAAGACTCTGGAGCTTACTGTGACTCCAAAATCCAGCAGGAAAAGAAACTCCAGTTCTAGTCTGTTCAGTTCAGCATTGCTTACTCCCCCAACCTTGGCATAGAATGCATTGTTATAATGCCTGCATATCCATATTATTTGTAACCACAGATCAGAAATAATCAAACTTTGCATCACTTGTGTATGTGGACCAGAGTAATTATATCCATCaatgttcatatatatatatatataattatatatatatatatatatatagtctctatccgaattagatgaaattttgtatagatgatcttgaatagcatacctaaatattaaatcgcttatggtgaaaaaatttgaccgaaaagtttaccaaaattggaacttcactctgtaatttcagagtgaagcttcactctgaataaaaactgtatatatatatatatatatatatccacccattcaaatatactTCCAGGGAAGAAGTTAAACTAGAAAATCCAATTGGTTCAATCTAGCTACTCGATACAATAAATCAGAAGCTGGGTTTAATAGTGTCATCTCTCAACTGTTCCCTGATCCCCACATTGTTGCGCTAAccattttatcatttttatgcCTATAATTGTCTGAGATGGAATAAACGGCAATGACTAAAGTGAATACTAGTAAAACTTGAGAGGAAATCAAACAACATAAACTGAAGGGAAAAGTGAGATTCTGGAAATAGTCCTTGGACTATTGTTAGCTAGCATATCATTGAACACCATCTAGAATCTACCAAATCAGAAAGACAAGGATGGAGAGGTACTTACACATCATCTAGCATCTTAGAAGCAACCATGATGCTTGTAACCAGCAACCTATGCACATTCAAGGACAACACAAGCGAGTCAGGATGCTTGTGCACCAGTCTGTCTATGTACACATACCCTACCACAAAACATGAAGGGCTACAATCTGTGTACTTGTACAGCCTCTCCAAGTACTTAGGTATGCTTATACTCGGAGCCCTCACGCCGTGAAACGGGTTCAACCTCTTTCCGATGGCAGCCGAGCCACAGCTCAGAGCATCCAGTGGTTGGGTCAGGTCGTCTATCAGACCATTATTTCGAGCCACTAGCTTCTCTAGTACAAAAGACAGTATGGTCAGCACCCTCGGAATGCTCGGCTCCGGCCGGCTAAGGTGATTGCTGAACTCACCGGCGGATAACATTTAAGGCATTCTGGTGGGGTTCCTGTGTGGGGAAGTTGGGAGGAGTTTTGGGTGGTCAAGACTGAAGAATTGTGTTGCATCACCAGCATGGTTGCACATCTTGTGGGTTGGGGGGCTGAGCAGGCACGAACTGGTTTTTGCCACGTGTACATGCCATACAATTTAGATCAATGGAGCCATTGAAAGGTGGTGATTTGATTAACACAGGGTTTGGGAGTGAATTTGAGCCAATGGATGAGATTTGTGGGAATTGGAAGAGGGATTTTGATTGGTGATCACCAATTCCATGAAACAAGTGGTGGAAATTCTTCAGACATGGCTACCAGCACAGACAGTCACATAACACAAAAGGAATAAACCAATAGTGATGGAGAAATATCATAATCGTCTCAGAAACTGAGGTATATATTATCTCGTTGAGCCTAATCTTTCTATGAGCATGAAACATCTCTTGTTGTTCATGTAAACTGCAATTTCCGAAAGAAGCCGACAATCCCTGTAGGGCAAAAAATTATACAAATCTACGATGCTGATGAGACTCGGGAAGACATAACTGACGAAGGGTCTATACATTGTGGCCATTTGAAGCAAGTAATCTGTCTTCCTCATTTGGGATGTCACTCATGGAAAGCTGAATGTTAGATTTCGAGCTCATCTTGATCCACTCGTTTTCTACACGGAAGAAAACCCATTGAAACCGGCGGAATATCTCCAAGGCAGTGATTGCAAATACAGTAAGATAATTGTGCCGAAGATGGGCAGACAGCTTGTATGTCCAAGTACAACGTAGTATTAAGTTGCTAGTTATCACCCAGAAGTAAACCTGCAATGCATTTCAGAAAACAAAGTATCAAGTTCAAGACCAATATAATAGGCTGGTCAGGGTAGACTAGCCAGAAGAATTTATTCACTGACCACTTGAAGTTGAGAATAAACTGAGGATGGTTCAAGTCATTTGGTTTTTTGAAGTGTGTGGTAGAGGGCCCAAGCCTCAGTGAAGGTATTAAAACCCACGGAATGAGGAGCAAGTGTTCAGCAAGGGCCAGCCCCAAAACAAAGGAATAGTTTCTGGACTCACTCAACTTGCACAACCTGGCATACTTACCCATTTCCGTCCATGAATGAGGTTTGACAAGAAGTGCGATTTGTTAAACTTGAAAATCCGAGTGAAACCGctgaaaagaaagaataaaGTATTTAGATACATCATGAAGTAATTTTTGCAGATGCAACATGTGCTAAGCATGAATGACAGGTGTTCTTGATATTCCTTGGAAAAAGTATATGGTTTCATTCCTTTATAGAACTTTCCGAGTAATTGTATCCCTAGAATCGTAAGTACAATTCCTCTCCAAACAATCATAAGTACCGCAATGAGCATGTAAAGGCACCATTGATAGCTCAACAAATTAAGTTTCACTTATAGATCATGAACAGCATAAAATTATTCACTCCTATGATATATTTAGGAACATAGTGAAATATaatcatcaacaaaaagaaaagctaagcgtacatatataacacacacacacacacacacataatgTAATGGAAAAGATTTCGCATACCTCAAGTCCCAATCTCTAGTCACATCCCAATAAAATGAATACAAAGAGTTCAAAATGGCTGAGAGAAGCCAAAGGGGCCGATAGAAGCTTGTCCACTTCTCTGGGAAGACATGATATTTAAGGGCTGAGAGAAAAATCACAGGTACAGCAGTCGAATACTTCAAAGCTGAAACCAGGATTTTACAAAATCAGTAATGTAATGACTAAAGACCCAACGAAtccatcaaatcaatatcaaagCAATGATGTACCACACAAAATAATCTAGCAATGAATGACAAAAATGGCGCCAAAGAGTACCAATTGAATCAGAATCAAAACTCCACAATTTTCACAACCGTGTAGGTAGTGACACTATTAAATAATTTTGCAATTTAAGATTAGATGTTTGCATAGATATGCCGCCTAAATTATCCGTGTCAAAACCATTGGTGATCGATAAGGAGAAGAAACTATGCTCAAACAAATGAAGGTCAAAAACTGAAGCTACAGAAAAATCGATAGGAACTTTAAAAAGAACGGGCATATCAGCATACCATTCAGAAGAGTTGTTTTCTCCCCAGTATCCTTGTATTGTCGAAGGCACTGGAACAAACGAAACAGATAAGGCAACACAAGAACCAAAGGAATTGTGACAGAGTGACTGCCACAAACTGAATCAGCTTCAAACCATGCTATAGTGGCAACCTGCAATGCTTGCATAAGTTTTCTTAACAAAAAGGAAGAAAGTAGGACCATCTCTATGATAAAAGACATAAGAGAGTGATTCTGAAGAAGAGAAACTGccacaaaacaactaaactgtTCAATTGAAAGACGTACAATTTTAAAACATGAGTATATATACAAGATCCTCATCACTTGGCTGAATCTTTTCATGACACACATTTCTCAAAAtgcaaaagaaagaaacttgTTTTCTGGATCCAGCTCCTGCATTAGTTCCTCTACTTGTCTACCTTTTACAAAGGTATTCAGCTCAGCGTAGGATACATAGTTCCTTCTACCTACTGTCTAGATAGTCATTTTAAATCTTTTATGTATTATGAACAAAAAATCATATAAGAACCAGCTCGAAAGTGGAACCCTAACCTGTCGATGGAGCATCCGACATACTGATCGCTCCAAATCAGAAAGCACCTAAAAATCACAAAAAGAATGAAGTATTGACAATTAGAAATCTCATCAGACACAAAATTATTCTTGATTATACACTGACTAAGAATCGGATGCTATATAGGTAGAAAAATATCAAATGTTTGATACCTAGTTTGTTATTGCACATCATAATtataaacaatagaaactactAAAACTTTACGCATGTGAAATGACCTTCATTACAAGGAAAGATTAGAATTGAAGAAAACATTATACATCATTTGAACTGATCTTCATTTCATGGTAAGATCAGAGCTGAGgagaataaataaatagataGATAGACACTAGAAGGACGCATACCTTTGACATGGAGGTAAGAATATCAGCCACGAAAAAGTCAGAAAAGGATATCACCTGtactcaacaaacaaaaaacaagcTGTAAGGAAACGTGGTATGTACAAACAAGAAATTGACGACCTAAATTCAGAATGAAATAGAAGTTTCATTTTATGGGATCAGAACAATTTATGGATGAATTAAAGAACTGTTACTGCAGTGCAGTCCATGTGTAAAATTATGGTGAGATGAACTTAAGACAAACTTGCCTGTAAAGGGAGAACTATACGCCAAAGAGTCCTCAAAAAGTAAAAGCGAGATGACAGGTAGAAAATATCAAAAGGGAATATCAAAATCATTGCAACTGCAGCATATAATAGTACCTGAAGAAGAATGTAATAAAAGTCAGCACAGTTACATATATTAATAAAGGAGAGAAAGAATTGACCATTAATAGTTTAACTGTGTTTAAACTAAGATGTAGATCATAAAATCAAGTTACTAACACTTATAATGATATTAACGAACTGTTCATTCTAGCAAGGAATATTCAAATCAGGATTGGCATTGGTCATTAAAGAAAATTAGAGTATTTCTTTTACTCACAGATTACTGATACTAAATTACTGATTATAGAAAAGAATATATGTAAACAGGATATCAGTGACTTTTCAGACTGGAAGCATCTATTACACTGGTTGTGATGCGGCCAGAGAAACTTCTCCATGGGAGTACAGATAAAGATACGCTGTCATGCTTGTTGGCACAACTATGGTCATCCATGTGGCACACTGCAAATATTAGTAAATTGATAAGAGTATATCAATTAAACAGGAGGTGGAAGATGAAAACTCATAATTAAGTGGGAAATATCAAAGGAACAGCTTCCATGAGGAAACATGCAATCTTCTACTTATTGCCTACCAATTTTCTTTAGGTGATTGAAGTATAACAGCTTGACATTTAAGAATCGTACAACTGtttcaaaaatttatttttatattattcaATGCGGATCAGCATAGAAAATGAAGTAAAAAGCAATAGCTTTAGAGATATGCAGTCAAAGTCAAAATGATATATTTGAAGCAATCTCTCTTCAAAAATCATTGTGAAAAATATATTTGGAAGGCACCTTATTCAAACTACCAGTTATGACACTTCCTCAATGAAAACCAACAATGCCATCATCTTTAAACAATTGAGAAAGATCATTCAGCCTTCCAGGAAACAGTGAATACTAAGTAGAATAAATCATAGGAGTGTATAACCTAAATATAAGTGTAAGACAAGAGTATCAGCAGATAAAGAATACATGTAATGAGTTCATAATGACTAATTAATAGACTGGCTATAAGTACCTTCCAAATTTCTCTGTGAGTCAAGTGATTTTGATCAAGATCAAATATTTTAGGATAACTAACAGTGGACTGCGCAAAAACCCATAGATTAATTCCCCAAAACCAAACCATCATAGTCTGCACATGTAAAACCAGAGGGAAATGTATCGGTACAAGAAGAAGGTATCCGGAAGTAGCATGGGTTTGTATATTCAGGATGAGAAACCAAAACTAACcacaagaagaagaggatTATAGTACAAAAATGCCTCATATAAAAATAGATCTCGCAAGTCCACACTCATTCTCATGACAGAATCCCATCCAATCTGCAAATTCACAAATTTTTTGTCAGAGACATGCAGCATGACCAACATAAATATACTTGTATTTCTCGCCACTGGCAAAATTGAAGTCATGTCACGCAATAAAGGAATATGCATTACTGACCTTGCAACAAATGAAACCCCAAGCAAAGAACAGCAGGACCTGTTCATAGAACTAAATTAGAAACTGTAAAAGCAAAGCAGAGAAATAGAACAAGTTGATGCTACTAGAATATATGTGTGCTAACATATTGTGACCCATGATGTACTAACCATGAAAATCTGTTATAACAAATTCTTTTGCGAGAGAATGAAAGATAACTAGCTCTCGAATCAAACTTCAGTGCCATCTATCTCAAAATCTTTTGATACGGTAAACATAGCAATTAAAATTCCCTACTGTTACTATAAGAAAATTAGCAGAAAGAAGCAGAAAATAACTGAAACCTTGAATCTCCACAGAAAAGTTGGAGATGGCATTATTGCAACTGTACTCAATGGTGCGGTTACACCCTTCATATCGTCTCCCTCTATTAGATGCACAAAACCCTCCTCAGCACCATTCTCAAGTTCACTTGTACCTGAAAGATTTGTTCTATAACTATAAAGATGTCCCAAGgaacaacaaaaaacaaaaacaagataCATAAATATAATCAGTAGCCATCATTCATAACCTAACCAAAAGACATAATTGTACCCAGATCAGAGACAACAGGTCTGCTACCCGACTTTCTTAAGTGCGGACTATTGGAAGGAACAGTTGCAAGACCTCCAAACATAGATAACCTAGCAATTAGGTAATCTATCTTCCCCCCTTGCCCAGCTAAGAACCTGCATCAAATCACACAAAGATTAATACATCCTTATAAAGCACTAAACTTTTTCAACTATACCATTGCCTTCAAAACATCAGACATTGATGCatcaaaataatcaaatacactatttttctcaatgaaaATGCATAGAGACAATTAGATACTCTTGTGAGACATTAATAATACAAATGTGGCTGAACAAAATGACCAACGTGAATTGTAACAGAAAAAAACGTATCTTTATGAAAAAACAAGCACCCAATTCGACATTCGATTAGAtgcaagtcatgcaacaacaGATAACACTAATCCCAATGTGAATTATGTAAGCCACCTCAAATGTCTGTCAAATTCTTCAAATCACTCCCGTTACACAACACCAAAAACTTCAAAACCCAATTCCAATAAGAACCCAGAAACATCAGTAGATTACAATTCACAAAAATTGAACAACAGCCACAAAAAAAGAGCAATATGAGAAATCACAGAAAGACTTGGAGGGAATAGATTCACATGGATCAGATCCAAATGGAATTAAAGCTTGGAATAAATAATGGGGttatataaataaagaaatgGTACCTCGCAATGCGAACCTTGTGAAGGGTTCGCTGGATCTGTCTGTGTAATTTGATCTGATGCCAAAATGTTTGAGTGAGAACTAAGCAGAGGGAAGAAGACGTAAAATACAAAGAGGACCTGTTTGGCAAATTCAACAGTTTCCCGGGACAGTTTGGGGATTTGGCTTCTTCTGCAAGACGTTCTTTCAACAATTTACGTAACCGGACTAGGAAAATGAGAAGCGTTATACCTCGATAGAGATATGTTTCTTATAACACAACTCATGTTTTGAGATCATAAAGATGTATTACTTagaaaaattttaaatacacacatatttaatacactatatatttaaattttaattccAATATATTTACTAAATACACCATATAAAATACTTATAATACtcttgaataaaaaaatcacataataTCTCATTATTTTGGCTATACAATGCTACTTTTTAGTgtgtatattaatatatagtgACATCTTATAAATGTTCAtgtcatttttatttgttcttACGAATCAATATAGATCGTAATCAGGGGCGGATCCTTTCACAAAGGTGGGATGCTCAAGCATCCCCTACTCTCTCCCGCACCAAATCCCCCCACCCACACTACCCCTACACCCACCCACACTTAATCCCCTCACCCACACACACCTCTCTAATCTCACACGgaccacaattttttttcttttgttggtcttcttccctcttcttcttcttccccaaATTAAATCTCTAACCCTAAAAACTACACCCCTAATTCAGAAATTATAGTGATTGATCGCATTTTGGAACCTATGGATTGAGCTCTACACTCCATCAACGAGTTTTGTGCGGCTTCCACTCCTCTAGCGAGCACTGGATGTCATGATCGAATTGAGAATTTTTACCATTTGGGGTTTATGCGTTTCTCTCTCAGTCCCTCGGTTACATATGCTTGGAGTACCTCCTAATTCATtatgatttcttcttctaaaaACTTGATATATGAATTTCTGGAATAGAAATATAGAATTATAGATATTTTGAATTGTTCTGTGACTTTGTGTTGAACCATTCTGTTAAATTGTTTAGTTATGTATGTCAGTGTGTTGATAGTTATTTAATTTAGGTTTGTTTTTCACTGATTATAGGTTATTAGATTAAGATCATATAATGTCAGGACACAAACAGAAGCATCAAAATAAGGCCAATGAGGCTAGAAATAAGAtgagatatgagttttttGGCATTGTATGGTTCTTCATATTGAGAAAGAGTATGTTGAATCTATAAGGAATAAATAGGTCATAAAATAGTTTGAAGAACTATCGACCTGTAGAGTTAAATTTAGTTAGTTTAACTTTTTCTATTATATGCATTTGAGGCGTTAGACTTATTACGTTCCCCctgactatgtatatatattttggcttcaattaataaaattttctcGCATCGTTGAGATTATCACTATTTTCTTATTATTCGGTTTAAAACTTCAAGCATCCCCTAAGTTGGCATTCAGGATCCGCCACTGATCGTAATTGTTCTTTTTAAATTCTTtaaacatgaaaataataaaca contains:
- the LOC126797323 gene encoding cyclin-U1-1 → MLSAGEFSNHLSRPEPSIPRVLTILSFVLEKLVARNNGLIDDLTQPLDALSCGSAAIGKRLNPFHGVRAPSISIPKYLERLYKYTDCSPSCFVVGYVYIDRLVHKHPDSLVLSLNVHRLLVTSIMVASKMLDDVHYNNAFYAKVGGVSNAELNRLELEFLFLLDFGVTVSSRVFESYCFHLEKEMTLNEAFQTIERSLIPITDVADMPEITETTLSSSSESKNIS
- the LOC126798927 gene encoding uncharacterized protein LOC126798927 isoform X2 produces the protein MKGVTAPLSTVAIMPSPTFLWRFKVLLFFAWGFICCKIGWDSVMRMSVDLRDLFLYEAFLYYNPLLLVTMMVWFWGINLWVFAQSTVSYPKIFDLDQNHLTHREIWKCATWMTIVVPTSMTAYLYLYSHGEVSLAASQPVLLYAAVAMILIFPFDIFYLSSRFYFLRTLWRIVLPLQVISFSDFFVADILTSMSKVLSDLERSVCRMLHRQVATIAWFEADSVCGSHSVTIPLVLVLPYLFRLFQCLRQYKDTGEKTTLLNALKYSTAVPVIFLSALKYHVFPEKWTSFYRPLWLLSAILNSLYSFYWDVTRDWDLSGFTRIFKFNKSHFLSNLIHGRKWVYFWVITSNLILRCTWTYKLSAHLRHNYLTVFAITALEIFRRFQWVFFRVENEWIKMSSKSNIQLSMSDIPNEEDRLLASNGHNV
- the LOC126798927 gene encoding uncharacterized protein LOC126798927 isoform X1; amino-acid sequence: MFGGLATVPSNSPHLRKSGSRPVVSDLGTSELENGAEEGFVHLIEGDDMKGVTAPLSTVAIMPSPTFLWRFKVLLFFAWGFICCKIGWDSVMRMSVDLRDLFLYEAFLYYNPLLLVTMMVWFWGINLWVFAQSTVSYPKIFDLDQNHLTHREIWKCATWMTIVVPTSMTAYLYLYSHGEVSLAASQPVLLYAAVAMILIFPFDIFYLSSRFYFLRTLWRIVLPLQVISFSDFFVADILTSMSKVLSDLERSVCRMLHRQVATIAWFEADSVCGSHSVTIPLVLVLPYLFRLFQCLRQYKDTGEKTTLLNALKYSTAVPVIFLSALKYHVFPEKWTSFYRPLWLLSAILNSLYSFYWDVTRDWDLSGFTRIFKFNKSHFLSNLIHGRKWVYFWVITSNLILRCTWTYKLSAHLRHNYLTVFAITALEIFRRFQWVFFRVENEWIKMSSKSNIQLSMSDIPNEEDRLLASNGHNV